In a genomic window of Balaenoptera ricei isolate mBalRic1 chromosome 3, mBalRic1.hap2, whole genome shotgun sequence:
- the CMYA5 gene encoding cardiomyopathy-associated protein 5 isoform X4, whose product MASSESSHAADSALGSDADEEATRGPDTEEESAGEEDGTAAESDSEPEPEPDARLSDQNEEGKTKQKCIISDPSFSMVTVQREDSGITWETNSSRSSTPWALEESQTSAVCSLEGSTLKSPPGNVSFIVDEVKKVRKRKPKSKHGSPSLRRKGNKKRNSFESQDVPANKTSNPLISESQELKTQKEKSSTGIYDKMRKKKTTSNTPPVTRAIYKEHKPLVLKPVYIGTVQYKIKMFNSVKEELIPLQFYGTLPKGYVIKEIHYRKGKDASISLEPDLGNHDSNVVSKTGKSVAQSIDNDEVKELAPPWRGAVSKGSKSLTSFNHEDLKKIYVDSPLRAASTIKHTPSSYTSNDTAEQETQLSAPQSVSQLPADEAKPCEIEPSSLTPNTSAPAFLEKAKEESEADSREMVTAEHDSSVSPPLVDEVKREDVTSADRSIPLEAEKGFLETLSPGLTASIQEDFGPEREELDLTSPERAKPVSEQLNPPHLTVKGEKDENMPEPSISLSEPLVLEEPEKEEIETPLPIYATPEPEDSNLVEEEIIELDYPESPSVSEEPFPPCLAPEVEQKEEETILPLLTTSTPEHVTLSEEEREENESVSTDSAFISEYSVPQDLNYEQEKQEVEPVSSPNVKPVSEHAVLSEEENDEFELYSPASGSASVSPSTTEKTPECQSPLFSTATSEHMVLSREEASENGCYTPHSTSASEYSIPSWATKESPKKTTDHKSPLTSKGVSEPLILSEEEKEDTRLYSPEVASVSEHSLSPYTTEGTSECQSPLLSTATSEHVVLSEEENLGNERFTPDSTLTSQYAVPPNVTQESPKEIIGDVSLLKSKGISEHKTLLEEEKEDTRFYPPEVASVSEWSLPPYTTEGTPECQAPPLSATPSEHVVLSEEETVQMEWYTPSSTSASEFSVPPYATPESQEEEIVHRSPLNLKGASSPMNFSEEEQEDIGPFSPDSAFVSEFSFPPYGTQETEKREFECDSPICLTSPSEHTILSDEDTEEAELFSPDSASQASIPPYRIPETNKEKTEPDSLLTAMAVSGYSCFSEADEEEIAPTATPVPEHLSSSQKQRTETSPLMSAPEDLRWLPSTNEGEIKPDAQTTSTTVSEYLIMVQKQRTRAYLEPESEDVIPPCLTSDSEKGEIKTSPSLAATPAQLSMVKEETKPVLPVSQCSVSPDSVHAIKKEQEPKTSLTPKSADEQMALLKVKSKEEIVPDSQEAIAHVLRDQEMEPQPPNVPESGMKDSVLPDLVDEPKKDVKPNLAPNVTSELEQRRLSENEPEVIKPYSPLKETSLSGPEISSVVKTEVQHDSKITGTPRVLHSASPGVEKEVEHAPPISEFSALSEDIKKEIEPSSSITTTSVTKHDSSLTKLAKEEIPTDLSLTTPIEYPVLTKVGKSELGIGLPLQVVTSVDKHSLLKEEDKVAIKASSSPTETAASQSLAWSEVGREIKFDLPASISSIPEHSVLSKVETEDIKPGLAVTKTLSSQHSDVSKEARVENKQDLSFSTVLDSEYLDVSQKKNSVSASEMSGPDHVLLLNLGGEIKKTETELPSSQNVSPALKYIVTKGKNEQTASSFLELECLASEDLASTLPTLCGDKSKQAMETPSIVQGDFLSEKQDLALAQLSLEPEKEDKPHQVSELPNSGSEFTGGLGRQSESIDTKQIKSPITETGDSVLEKGLDELRSRGEGKEENRGLHVSTTVPEISEVSSCLREEPQIEEIKSFSPNVVSLGSREAFTSLVEGDNPEELQPYTFSLKGLSGELSHSVDFKKEGKQEISLLLPTGNLKAQVTENTVTKLNEETDQPNSFQVPQSITEPSKIAFSDLLVEEEKPEEELHSDQAVKLPDVSRSFADKQDTGIKQFLSMKENLPLEESKSFTTTEPTDVKETHMKEALISPKDENWMLKKPERDLASHHEETVPGSVQLGSSGTSDLMTGQLKPALSEKDHATEIRRQILPHSAEESHLSLQEPVSTLDTSSGNVEILATKTYSSEEIKLAPKPKSLVPAGNVERNEAEGKQTLSLVGSESLVSEKANTEFSRPCKEDSWEEIKTPSERILQKPVSGPSAEEVKSETLPCLAKAAHFLAEEAELALGNEKEAHRRISPLPGEEPKVVQSKVVDDAERGKPASEVKTPTQIKPLSSTQENEEPQPPESPEVIQKLPKQQKAVEPGLSEEKGKKGIPPFTSWMSSLFLRSSTPDNKVAEKEDLEAQPSPSVEKVVTMIEPRDPAPADVHATEKPVDHLLLEAKPETVAESTGSLVKSGEGQDFKEKPTLLSNVEVLPQPKSNFEASSEDYGKKEVLDYSEEMELNSVITSADGEGHLRIQSYSPMGEKSIMEEAKNAVRLHITDGKRPQKPEISPPSKWNISILKEEPGNDQKEKSLFLFDAIDKVPQQPKSASSSFASKNITEESEKLESIILPVEESKDSLIDLGEDRLEKEMPKPTSLKISEEEIKLRSVSPTEEKGNLGMRSYSLEEKKVLAEKQETVTPLELRGSNEIGKAQITHGSSPIKLEEPKAATALQQVYQNEDHRERDKIIEEDKGEEKEEQSHAFLEGKEQQEIQPYSMNIARHMPEESDISFSHSLGETQPFSLVKITKITEKSETMISEAHPEIRETKAVGTQPHPLEECKVLVEKTKTFLPVDLPYCDEINDHSLPKEGNLVLDKSSRDVVSHNEEKGQVTASELPKGGSVDTTKESKQASPSKESERILDPWSELTPERHMVHTIQTSQDQASEMSEQSVLVSKHHLEAVEDAHVNELRSSASSNYAQFITNASTISIAEMISKEPEDTYVRDEEFTVTSKPAGLSEEQKSAFSIISEGCEILNIHAPAFISSVDEEESEQIQDKLEYLEEKASFKPIPYHDESEAVACHKALQSKLEDSDKKVTPSKEDQKKETHTTKEEISTDSETGDLAFNQPAIPSEEDYFEKYTLIDYNISPDPEKQRTPWKLNVERELSKEVPGETVSLPECSEESALEYEYELVKLDESFYGLEKDYSKLSDPETQKSSVIQKSADRDAPKSINRDVDSKSPGMPLFDEEEGVLSRTQIFPTTAKAINPELLEEPPALAFLYKDLYEEAVGEKKKEGETASEGDSVNSEASFPSRNSDTDDGTGIYFEKYILKDDILHDTSVTEKDQDQGLEEKPVGKGDSYQPIISEGEIWGRFETICGEESLEEKQKAAYREGESVGHVEALDSVAMQRKASITEEVRVVTQRISYAVPFGDTHHVLERVDEMSSQTNEAANANPEVSLNVPVQVSFPEEEFASGATCVQETLQEEPQIMVPPELSEDRFRSSPVQDEYEFAESLNYEVVTQDTLSEELYSEATPEDVLSQGKESFEHVSENEFVSEVEQSKSAEQEELDREMTEQDQLSSELVTEKEQKELKKSQIDTYCHTCKSPISAVDKLFGTHKDHEVSTLDTAISAVKVQLADFLEDLQEKSLRIEAFVSEIESFFNTIEENCSKNEKILEEQNEEMMKKVLAQYDEKAQSFEEVKKKKMEFLHDQMVHFLQSMDTAKDTLETIVREAEELDETIFLTSFEEINERLLSAMESTASLEKMPAAFSLFEHYDDSSARSDQMLKQVAVPQPPRLEPQEPNSATSTTIAVYWSMNKEDVVDSFQVYCMEEPQDDQEVNGRIANTNSDLVEEYRVTVKESYCVFEDLEPDRCYQVWVMAVNFTGCSLPSERAIFRTAPSTPVICAEDCTVCWNTATIRWRPANPEATETYTLEYCRQHSPEGEGLRSFSGIKGLQLKVNLQPNDNYFFYVKAISAFGTSEQSEAALISTRGTRFLLLRETAHPALQISSDGTVISFAERRRLTELCSLQVPVVTRKPSKGTRNIGA is encoded by the exons GTTATCAGACCAGAATGAAGAGGGCAAGACCAAGCAGAAGTGTATCATATCTGACCCCTCCTTTTCCATGGTAACAGTTCAACGGGAAGATAGTGGAATAACCTGGGAGACCAATTCAAGTAGGTCTTCCACTCCTTGGGCCTTGGAAGAAAGTCAGACCTCTGCTGTGTGTAGTCTGGAAGGGTCAACTCTGAAGTCTCCTCCAGGGAATGTTTCCTTTATTGTGGATGAAGTTAAAAAAGTTCGGAAAAGAAAGCCTAAATCAAAGCATGGCTCACCATCATTGCGTCGGAAaggcaacaaaaaaagaaattcttttgaATCCCAAGATGTTCCAGCAAACAAAACAAGTAATCCTTTAATTTCAGAAAGCCAGGAACTAAAGACCCAGAAAGAGAAGTCATCTACTGGCATTTATGataagatgaggaaaaagaagacCACCTCAAATACACCTCCTGTTACTAGGGCCATATACAAAGAACACAAACCGTTAGTGTTAAAGCCAGTCTACATAGGAACAGTACAATATAAAATTAAGATGTTTAATTctgttaaagaagaattaattccTTTACAATTTTATGGAACATTGCCAAAGGGTTATGTAATTAAAGAAATACATTATAGGAAGGGGAAAGATGCGTCCATTAGTCTAGAGCCAGATTTGGGCAATCATGATTCTAACGTAGTTTCCAAAACAGGCAAATCAGTAGCCCAAAGCATAGACAATGATGAAGTAAAAGAGCTTGCTCCACCCTGGAGAGGTGCAGTTTCCAAGGGATCAAAGTCCCTGACCTCATTCAATCATGAAGATCTAAAGAAAATTTACGTTGATTCTCCCTTAAGGGCTGCATCTACTATCAAGCACACACCTTCCTCTTATACAAGTAATGACACAGCAGAACAAGAAACACAGCTCAGCGCTCCACAGTCAGTGTCACAGCTGCCAGCTGATGAAGCAAAACCCTGTGAGATAGAGCCTTCCTCTCTTACACCTAATACATCTGCGCCTGCGTTCCTggaaaaagcaaaggaagaatCTGAGGCTGATTCACGAGAAATGGTAACTGCAGAGCATGACTCTTCAGTCTCACCGCCGTTAGTGGATGAGGTAAAGAGGGAAGACGTAACTTCTGCTGACCGTTCCATTCCACTGGAGGCAGAGAAGGGTTTTCTGGAAACACTTTCACCAGGTCTGACAGCCTCTATCCAGGAAGATTTTGGTCCAGAGAGAGAAGAACTGGATTTGACTTCACCAGAAAGGGCAAAACCAGTCTCTGAACAACTGAACCCTCCTCATCTCACTGTCAAAGGAGAGAAGGATGAAAACATGCCCGAGCcatccatttctctttctgaacctcTAGTGTtagaggaaccagagaaagaagaaatagaaacaccTCTACCAATATATGCTACCCCTGAACCTGAAGATTCTAATTTAGTGGAAGAAGAGATCATAGAACTTGATTACCCAGAAAGTCCATCAGTTTCTGAGGAGCCCTTCCCACCATGCTTGGCCCCTGAAGTagagcagaaagaagaggagacCATTCTGCCATTACTGACGACATCAACACCTGAACATGTCACCTTGtctgaggaagaaagagaggaaaatgagTCTGTTTCTACTGATTCTGCTTTCATATCGGAGTATTCAGTCCCACAGGATTTGAACTATGAACAAGAGAAGCAAGAAGTTGAGCCAGTTTCTTCACCTAATGTAAAACCTGTATCTGAACATGCAGTTTTGTCAGAAGAGGAGAATGATGAATTTGAGCTTTATTCCCCAGCTTCAGGCTCTGCATCTGTCTCACCATCCACAACTGAGAAGACTCCTGAATGCCAGTCCCCACTGTTTTCAACAGCTACATCAGAGCACATGGTCCTGTCCAGAGAAGAGGCTTCAGAAAATGGGTGTTACACACCACATTCCACATCTGCTTCTGAATATTCAATTCCCTCATGGGCAACAAAAGAGTCACCAAAGAAAACAACTGACCATAAGTCCCCATTAACATCAAAAGGTGTGTCTGAGCCCCTGATTCTgtcagaagaagagaaggaagacactAGGCTGTATTCCCCAGAGGTGGCCTCTGTATCTGAACATTCTCTCTCACCATACACAACTGAGGGGACTTCTGAATGCCAGTCACCACTGCTTTCAACTGCTACATCTGAACATGTTGTCCTCTCAGAAGAAGAGAACCTAGGAAATGAGCGTTTCACACCAGATTCAACACTGACCTCCCAATATGCAGTCCCACCAAATGTAACACAGGAATCCCCAAAGGAAATAATTGGTGATGTCTCCCTGTTGAAATCAAAAGGTATTTCTGAGCACAAGACTCTgttagaagaagagaaggaggacacCAGATTCTATCCCCCAGAGGTGGCCTCTGTATCTGAATGGTCTCTGCCACCATACACAACTGAGGGGACTCCTGAATGCCAGGCCCCACCACTTTCAGCCACCCCATCTGAACATGTGGTCCTCTCAGAAGAAGAGACAGTACAGATGGAGTGGTACACACCCTCTTCCACCTCTGCATCTGAATTTTCAGTACCACCATATGCAACACCGGAGTCACAGGAGGAAGAAATTGTCCACAGATCCCCTTTAAATCTAAAAGGTGCCTCCTCACCCATGAATTTCTCAGAAGAAGAGCAAGAAGACATTGGACCTTTTTCTCCAGACTCTGCATTTGTGTCAGAATTCTCATTTCCACCCTATGGAACtcaggagacagagaaaagagaatttgAGTGTGATTCTCCAATATGTTTAACATCACCATCTGAACACACGATTTTGTCAGATGAAGATACCGAAGAAGCTGAACTTTTTTCTCCAGACTCAGCATCACAAGCTTCCATCCCACCATATAGGATCCCAGAAACAAATAAGGAGAAAACTGAGCCTGATTCACTGTTAACTGCAATGGCTGTGTCAGGATATTCCTGCTTCTCAGAAGCAGATGAGGAAGAAATTGCACCAACTGCTACACCTGTACCTGAGCATCTGAGTTCATCACAGAAGCAAAGAACTGAAACTTCTCCTTTGATGTCTGCACCTGAAGACTTGCGTTGGCTCCCTTCAACAAATGAAGGAGAGATTAAACCAGATGCTCAAACAACATCAACAACTGTATCTGAATATCTCATTATGGTACAGAAGCAGAGAACTCGAGCATATTTAGAACCTGAGTCTGAAGACGTGATTCCGCCATGTTTAACCAGTgattcagagaagggagaaattaAGACTAGTCCATCACTAGCTGCAACACCTGCACAATTGTCCATGGTaaaggaagaaaccaaacctgtttTGCCTGTATCTCAGTGTTCAGTTTCACCTGATTCAGTCCATGCAATTAAGAAAGAACAAGAACCCAAAACATCACTCactccaaaatctgcagatgaaCAGATGGCTTTGTTAAAAGTTAAAAGTAAGGAAGAAATTGTGCCTGATTCTCAAGAAGCTATAGCACATGTATTACGGGATCAAGAAATGGAGCCTCAGCCTCCAAACGTTCCAGAGTCTGGGATGAAAGATTCAGTTCTGCCTGACTTGGTAGATGAGCCAAAGAAGGATGTCAAACCCAATTTAGCTCCAAATGTGACATCTGAACTAGAACAGAGAAGGTTGTCAGAGAATGAGCCTGAAGTAATAAAGCCATATTCACCTCTAAAGGAAACATCTTTATCTGGACCTGAGATTTCATCAGTAGTGAAAACAGAAGTGCAACATGATTCTAAAATAACTGGTACACCTAGAGTGCTGCATTCAGCATCACCAGGAGTGGAAAAGGAAGTTGAGCATGCACCACCCATATCAGAATTTTCAGCTTTATCAgaagacataaagaaagaaatcgAACCCAGTTCTTCAATAACCACGACATCTGTAACAAAGCATGATTCAAGCTTAACCAAATTAGCAAAAGAAGAAATCCCAACAGATTTATCTCTTACCACCCCTATAGAATATCCAGTCTTAACAAAAGTAGGAAAGAGTGAATTAGGAATTGGTTTGCCACTTCAGGTGGTAACATCTGTAGACAAGCATTCACTTCTTAAAGAAGAAGACAAGGTAGCAATTAAAGCTAGTTCTTCTCCCACTGAAACTGCTGCATCCCAAAGTCTGGCTTGGTCAGAAGTAGggagagaaattaaatttgatttaccTGCAAGCATATCCTCTATACCAGAGCATTCTGTTTTGTCAAAGGTAGAAACTGAAGACATTAAACCTGGGTTGGCAGTAACCAAAACATTGTCTTCTCAGCATTCAGATGTATCAAAGGAAGCAAGGGTGGAAAACAAACAAGATCTTTCATTTTCTACAGTCCTTGACTCTGAATATTTGGATgtatcacagaaaaaaaattctgtgtctGCCTCAGAGATGTCAGGACCTGACCATGTGCTTTTGCTCAACCTAGGTGGtgagataaagaaaacagaaactgaaCTTCCTTCCTCACAGAACGTGTCACCTGCACTCAAATATATAGTTACAAAAGGCAAAAATGAGCAAACAGCAAGTTCTTTTCTTGAGTTAGAATGTTTAGCATCAGAAGATTTAGCTTCAACATTACCAACCCTCTGTGGTGATAAGAGCAAACAGGCAATGGAGACACCTTCTATAGTTCAGGGAGATTTCCTGTCAGAAAAACAAGATCTTGCTCTGGCACAGCTCTCTTTGGAACCTGAGAAGGAAGACAAGCCACATCAAGTATCAGAATTACCAAATTCTGGCTCTGAATTCACTGGTGGTTTAGGTAGGCAAAGTGAATCCATagatacaaaacaaataaaatctccCATAACTGAAACAGGGGATTCTGTCTTAGAAAAGGGCCTAGATGAACTTAGgagcagaggagaaggaaaagaagaaaacaggggaCTTCATGTGTCAACTACAGTGCCTGAAATTTCAGAGGTTTCGTCATGCCTTAGGGAGGAACCTCAGATTGAAGAAATTAAATCTTTCTCTCCTAATGTAGTTAGCTTAGGATCAAGGGAAGCATTTACCTCTCTAGTTGAAGGAGACAACCCAGAAGAACTTCAGCCAtacactttttctttaaaaggattATCAGGAGAGTTGAGCCATTCAGTtgactttaaaaaagaaggaaaacaagaaataagCCTGTTACTACCAACAGGAAATTTGAAGGCACAAGTTACAGAAAATACTGTAACTAaactaaatgaagaaactgaccaaCCAAATTCATTTCAGGTACCCCAGAGTATAACAGAGCCATCAAAGATTGCTTTTTCTGACCTCCTTGTGGAAGAAGAGAAGCCTGAAGAAGAACTTCATTCAGACCAAGCTGTTAAATTACCTGACGTAAGCAGATCTTTTGCAGATAAACAAGATACGGGTATTAAACAATTTTTGTCTATGAAAGAAAATTTGCCTttggaagaatcaaaatcatTTACGACAACTGAGCCTACAGATGTTAAAGAAACACACATGAAAGAGGCCCTTATTTCTCCAAAGGATGAAAATTGGATGCTGAAAAAGCCAGAGAGAGACTTGGCAAGTCATCATGAAGAAACAGTCCCTGGATCTGTGCAGCTGGGTTCCTCTGGTACCAGTGATCTGATGACAGGGCAGCTCAAGCCTGCTCTGTCAGAGAAAGACCACGCAACTGAGATCAGAAGGCAAATTTTGCCACATTCTGCAGAAGAATCTCACTTATCATTACAAGAACCAGTGTCTACTCTCGATACCTCTAGTGGTAACGTAGAGATCTTAGCAACTAAAACTTATTCTTCTGAAGAAATAAAGCTGGCCCCCAAACCAAAATCTTTAGTTCCAGCTGGAAATGTGGAGAGAAATGAAGCAGAAGGGAAGCAGACCCTTTCTTTAGTGGGGAGTGAAAGTTTGGTATCGGAGAAAGCAAACACAGAATTTTCCAGGCCTTGCAAAGAAGACAGCTGGGAAGAAATCAAAACACCATCTGAAAGAATCCTCCAGAAACCAGTGTCTGGCCCATCAGCAGAAGAGGTCAAATCAGAAACTCTTCCCTGTCTTGCCAAAGCAGCCCATTTCCTGGCAGAAGAGGCAGAACTTGCACTGGGCAATGAAAAAGAAGCACACAGGCGTATATCTCCCTTACCTGGAGAAGAACCAAAAGTGGTTCAGTCAAAGGTTGTAGATGATGCTGAGAGAGGGAAACCAGCATCTGAAGTGAAAACACCCACACAAATAAAACCCCTCTCCTCAACCCAAGAAAATGAAGAACCTCAACCCCCAGAGTCACCTGAGGTCATACAAAAGCTGCCCAAGCAGCAGAAGGCAGTGGAGCCAGGCCTCtctgaggaaaagggaaagaaaggaattcCACCTTTCACATCGTGGATGTCCAGTTTGTTTTTACGATCAAGCACTCCAGATAACAAAGTTGCTGAAAAAGAAGATTTAGAAGCTCAACCAAGCCCATCTGTAGAAAAAGTAGTGACCATGATAGAGCCTAGAGATCCTGCTCCAGCTGACGTTCATGCAACTGAGAAGCCAGTGGATCATCTATTGCTAGAGGCCAAACCTGAAACTGTTGCAGAATCCACAGGTTCTTTAGTTAAATCTGGTGAAGGTCAAGACTTTAAAGAAAAACCCACCTTGTTATCAAATGTAGAAGTTTTGCCACAGCCAAAATCCAACTTTGAGGCATCTAGTGAAGATTATGGGAAGAAAGAAGTCCTAGACTATTCAGAGGAAATGGAACTAAACTCAGTAATTACTTCTGCTGATGGTGAGGGACATCTTAGAATTCAATCTTATTCTCCCATGGGTGAGAAATCCATTATGGAAGAAGCCAAAAATGCTGTTCGTCTTCATATCACTGATGGTAAAAGACCCCAGAAGCCAGAAATCTCCCCTCCATctaaatggaatatttctatCCTTAAAGAAGAGCCAGGAaatgatcaaaaagaaaaatcactcttTTTATTTGATGCAATAGATAAGGTGCCACAACAGCCAAAATCAGCTTCATCTAGCTTTGCAAGTAAGAATATCACAGAGGAATCAGAGAAGCTGGAGTCAATAATTTTGCCAGTAGAAGAATCTAAAGACAGTTTAATTGATCTTGGTGAAGACAGACTAGAGAAAGAGATGCCAAAACCTACTTCCTTGAAAATttctgaagaggaaataaaactcaGATCTGTTAGCCCAACTGAGGAGAAAGGTAACTTGGGAATGAGATCATATTCCTTGGAAGAAAAGAAGGTGCTGGCAGAAAAACAAGAAACGGTGACCCCATTAGAGCTTAGAGGTAGTAATGAAATAGGGAAGGCACAAATTACACATGGATCTAGCCCTATTAAATTGGAAGAACCAAAAGCTGCTACTGCGCTGCAGCAAGTCTATCAAAATGAagaccacagagaaagagacaaaattaTTGAGGAggataaaggagaagaaaaagaagagcagtcACATGCATTTTTAGAAGGAAAAGAGCAGCAGGAAATTCAGCCTTATTCCATGAATATAGCCAGGCATATGCCTGAAGAGTCAGATATCTCTTTCAGTCATTCTTTGGGTGAAACTCAACCATTTTCATTagttaaaattacaaaaattactgaaaaatCAGAAACCATGATCTCAGAGGCTCACCCCGAAATCAGGGAAACGAAGGCAGTAGGAACCCAACCACATCCATTAGAAGAATGTAAAGTTTTGGTGGAGAAAACCAAGACTTTCCTTCCAGTAGATCTTCCTTATTGTGATGAAATAAATGATCACTCTTTACCGAAGGAAGGAAATCTGGTATTGGACAAGTCAAGCAGGGATGTGGTAAGTCACAATGAAGAAAAGGGACAGGTCACAGCGTCAGAGCTGCCAAAAGGTGGCTCAGTAGATACAACAAAAGAAAGTAAACAAGCATCTCCATCTAAAGAATCTGAAAGGATTTTAGATCCATGGTCAGAATTGACTCCAGAGAGGCATATGGTCCATACTATTCAAACATCTCAAGATCAAGCATCTGAAATGTCTGAACAATCTGTTCTTGTTTCAAAGCACCACTTGGAAGCTGTGGAAGATGCCCATGTAAATGAACTGCGCTCTTCAGCGAGCAGCAACTATGCTCAATTTATAACTAATGCATCAACAATCAGTATTGCTGAGATGATTTCCAAGGAACCTGAAGACACATATGTAAGAGATGAAGAATTTACAGTGACTAGTAAGCCAGCTGGACTTTCAGAAGAGCAAAAGAGTGCCTTCAGTATCATTTCTGAAGGTTGTGAGATATTGAACATTCATGCTCCTGCATTTATTTCTTCAGTTGATGAGGAAGAAAGTGAACAAATCCAAGATAAGTTAGAATATTTGGAAGAGAAGGCCTCATTTAAGCCTATACCCTACCATGATGAGAGTGAGGCAGTTGCTTGCCATAAAGCATTACAGAGTAAGTTAGAAGATTCTGATAAAAAAGTTACACCATcgaaagaagaccaaaaaaaggaaactcaTACAACCAAAGAGGAGATATCCACAGATTCAGAAACTGGTGATTTAGCCTTTAATCAGCCTGCAATTCCCAGTGAAGaggattattttgaaaaatatacattgATTGATTATAACATCTCCCCAGACCCAGAAAAACAGAGAACTCCATGGAAATTAAATGTTGAAAGAGAGCTGTCAAAGGAAGTTCCAGGAGAAACTGTCTCTCTCCCAGAATGTTCAGAGGAAAGTGCCCTAGAATATGAATATGAATTGGTGAAATTAGATGAAAGTTTTTATGGACTAGAAAAGGACTACAGCAAATTATCTGACCCAGAGACCCAAAAGTCTTCGGTTATCCAAAAATCAGCTGACAGAGATGCTCCAAAGAGCATAAATAGAGATGTGGACTCAAAGTCACCTGGGATGCCTTTATTTGATGAAGAGGAAGGAGTTTTGTCACGAACCCAGATATTTCCTACCACTGCTAAAGCCATTAATCCTGAACTTCTGGAGGAGCCACCTGCACTGGCATTTTTATATAAAGATCTGTATGAAGAAGCagttggagagaaaaagaaagaaggggagacAGCTTCTGAAGGTGACAGTGTGAATTCTGAAGCATCATTTCCAAGCAGAAATTCTGACACTGATGATGGAACAGGAATATATTTTGAGAAGTACATACTCAAAGATGACATTCTCCATGACACATCTGTAACTGAAAAGGACCAAGACCAAGGTCTAGAAGAAAAGCCAGTTGGTAAGGGTGATTCATACCAACCAATAATTTCAGAAGGGGAAATTTGGGGGAGGTTTGAAACtatttgtggggaggagagtctggaagagaaacagaaagcagcttaCAGGGAAGGAGAATCAGTAGGCCACGTGGAGGCTCTTGACAGTGTAGCTATGCAGAGGAAAGCTTCCATCACCGAGGAAGTCAGAGTGGTTACCCAGAGGATAAGCTATGCGGTTCCATTTGGAGACACTCATCATGTCCTGGAGAGAGTAGATGAAATGAGCAGCCAGACTAATGAAGCAGCAAATGCAAATCCAGAGGTCAGTCTGAATGTCCCAGTACAAGTGTCCTTCCCAGAGGAAGAATTTGCATCTGGTGCAACTTGTGTTCAAGAAACACTGCAAGAAGAGCCTCAAATAATGGTTCCCCCTGAGCTGAGTGAAGACCGGTTCCGCAGTAGCCCTGTTCAGGATGAGTATGAATTTGCTGAATCCCTGAATTACGAAGTGGTTACTCAAGACACTTTATCAGAAGAACTGTATTCAGAAGCCACCCCTGAAGATGTGTTATCTCAAGGAAAGGAATCCTTTGAACATGTCAGTGAAAATGAATTTGTGAGTGAGGTGGAACAAAGTAAGTCTGCTGAACAGGAAGAGTTGGACAGAGAGATGACAGAACAAGACCAGTTATCGTCAGAGTTGGTAACCGAGAAGGAACAAAAGGAATTGAAAAAGTCCCAGATTGACACATATTGCCACACATGTAAAAGCCCAATTTCTGCTGTTGACAAGCTGTTTGGCACCCACAAAGACCATGAGGTTTCAACGCTTGATACAGCTATAAGTGCTGTAAAG GTTCAATTAGCAGACTTTCTAGAAGATTTACAAGAAAAATCCTTGAGGATTGAAGCCTTTGTTAGTGAGATAGAATCCTTTTTTAATACCATTGAG gaaaactgtagtaaaaatgagaaaatactagAAGAACAGAATGAGGAAATGATGAAAAAGGTTTTAGCGCAGTATGATGAGAAAGCCCAGAGCTTTGaggaagtgaagaaaaagaagatggaGTTCCTACATGACCAGATGGTCCACTTTCTGCAGAGCATGGACACTGCCAAGGACACCCTGGAGACCATCGTGAGAGAAGCCGAGGAGCTTGATGAGACCATTTTCTTGACT TCGTTTGAGGAAATCAATGAAAG